In Streptomyces sp. NBC_00569, a single genomic region encodes these proteins:
- a CDS encoding MFS transporter small subunit, producing MTQPQSAGSPPSRRALTLFAWLWVGVPLVYGLYELVQKARQLFTG from the coding sequence ATGACGCAGCCGCAGAGCGCCGGCAGTCCGCCTAGCCGCCGCGCGCTCACCCTGTTCGCCTGGCTGTGGGTCGGGGTGCCGCTCGTGTACGGCCTGTACGAACTCGTCCAGAAGGCGAGGCAGCTCTTCACGGGATAG
- a CDS encoding OFA family MFS transporter: MRPPVAPPGWSRWLVPPAALSVHLSIGQAYAWSVFKPPLESAMHLSGTESALPFQLGIVMLGLSAAFGGTLVERNGPRWAMTVALVCFSSGFLLSALGAATGQFWLIVLGYGFVGGIGLGIGYISPVSTLIKWFPDRPGMATGIAIMGFGGGALIASPWSAQMLESFGADSSGIALAFLVHGLAYAVFMSLGVLLVRVPRSEAAPTPGAPAPLEGVQVSARSAVRTPQFWCLWLVLCMNVTAGIGILEKAAPMITDFFKDSGTPVSVSAAAGFVALLSAANMAGRIGWSSASDLVGRKNVYRLYLGVGAVMYLLIARFGDSSKPLFIGCALVILSFYGGGFAAVPAYLKDLFGTYQVGAIHGRLLTAWSTAGVLGPLIVNRVADSQEEAGKHGQDLYSLSFTIMIGLLVVGFVANELIRPVHARHHIPAPREATDDAAAERRQSA; this comes from the coding sequence ATGAGGCCCCCCGTCGCGCCACCCGGCTGGAGCCGCTGGCTCGTTCCGCCCGCCGCTCTGTCCGTCCATCTCTCCATCGGCCAGGCCTACGCCTGGAGTGTCTTCAAGCCCCCGCTCGAGTCCGCCATGCACCTCAGCGGCACCGAGAGCGCCCTCCCCTTCCAGCTCGGCATCGTGATGCTCGGCCTCTCCGCGGCCTTCGGCGGCACGCTCGTCGAGCGCAACGGTCCGCGCTGGGCGATGACCGTCGCCCTCGTCTGCTTCTCCTCCGGCTTCCTGCTCTCCGCCCTCGGCGCCGCCACCGGGCAGTTCTGGCTGATCGTCCTCGGCTACGGCTTCGTCGGCGGGATCGGCCTCGGCATCGGCTACATCTCGCCCGTGTCGACCCTGATCAAGTGGTTCCCCGACCGGCCCGGCATGGCCACCGGCATCGCGATCATGGGCTTCGGCGGCGGTGCGCTGATCGCCTCGCCGTGGTCCGCGCAGATGCTGGAGTCCTTCGGCGCCGACTCCTCGGGCATCGCCCTCGCCTTCCTCGTGCACGGACTCGCGTACGCCGTGTTCATGTCGCTCGGCGTGCTGCTCGTGCGAGTTCCCCGTAGCGAGGCGGCGCCCACGCCAGGGGCGCCCGCACCGCTGGAAGGGGTGCAGGTGTCGGCCCGCAGCGCCGTGCGCACCCCCCAGTTCTGGTGCCTGTGGCTCGTGCTCTGCATGAACGTGACGGCGGGCATCGGCATCCTGGAGAAGGCCGCCCCGATGATCACGGACTTCTTCAAGGACAGCGGCACCCCGGTCAGCGTCTCAGCGGCCGCGGGCTTCGTCGCGCTCCTGTCGGCGGCGAACATGGCGGGCCGCATCGGCTGGTCCTCCGCCTCCGACCTGGTCGGCCGCAAGAACGTCTACCGCCTCTACCTGGGTGTGGGCGCTGTCATGTACCTGCTGATCGCCCGCTTCGGCGACTCCTCCAAGCCTCTGTTCATCGGCTGCGCGCTGGTGATCCTCTCCTTCTACGGTGGCGGCTTCGCCGCCGTCCCCGCGTACCTCAAGGACCTCTTCGGCACCTACCAGGTCGGCGCGATCCACGGCCGGCTGCTCACCGCGTGGTCCACCGCCGGAGTGCTCGGCCCGCTGATCGTCAACCGGGTCGCCGACAGCCAGGAAGAGGCCGGCAAGCACGGCCAGGACCTCTACAGCCTGTCCTTCACGATCATGATCGGTCTGCTCGTCGTCGGGTTCGTCGCCAACGAGCTGATCCGTCCCGTCCATGCCCGCCACCACATCCCCGCCCCGAGGGAGGCCACCGATGACGCAGCCGCAGAGCGCCGGCAGTCCGCCTAG
- a CDS encoding 2-dehydropantoate 2-reductase → MKVAVLGAGAIGAYVGAALHRAGADVHLVARGPHLAAMRQHGVQVRSPRGDFTARVHATDDPSGIGPVDYVFLGLKANSYAACGPLIEPLLHSSTAVIAAQNGIPWWYFHRHGGPHDGQRVESVDPGGAVSAVLAPERAIGCVVYAATELEGPGVVRHLEGTRFSIGEPDRSVSDRCLAFSRAMQDGGLKCPVEPELRGDIWIKLLGNISFNPISALSRATMRQMCLHGGTRRVIEIMMTETLAVAGALGCRPDISVERRLAGAERVGDHRTSTLQDLERGKPLELDVLLAAVVELAEITGIPVPTLRTVHAISDLLADRMRSAA, encoded by the coding sequence GTGAAAGTCGCAGTCCTCGGCGCCGGTGCGATCGGCGCCTACGTCGGAGCCGCGCTGCACCGCGCCGGCGCCGACGTGCATCTCGTAGCCCGTGGACCGCACCTCGCGGCCATGAGGCAGCACGGCGTCCAAGTGCGCAGCCCCCGCGGTGACTTCACCGCCCGGGTGCACGCGACCGACGACCCCTCGGGGATCGGCCCGGTCGACTATGTCTTCCTCGGCCTCAAGGCAAACTCGTACGCGGCGTGCGGGCCGCTCATCGAGCCCCTGCTGCACAGCTCGACGGCCGTGATCGCGGCCCAGAACGGCATCCCCTGGTGGTACTTCCACCGGCACGGCGGCCCGCACGACGGGCAGCGTGTCGAGAGCGTGGACCCGGGCGGCGCGGTCAGTGCGGTGCTCGCGCCCGAGCGGGCCATCGGCTGTGTCGTCTACGCGGCGACGGAGCTCGAAGGCCCGGGTGTCGTACGCCATCTCGAAGGAACCAGGTTCTCCATCGGGGAGCCCGACCGCTCGGTGTCGGACCGGTGCCTCGCGTTCAGCCGGGCGATGCAGGACGGGGGCCTCAAGTGCCCCGTCGAGCCCGAACTGCGCGGCGACATCTGGATCAAGCTGCTCGGCAACATCTCGTTCAACCCGATCAGCGCGCTGTCCCGGGCGACCATGCGGCAGATGTGTCTGCACGGGGGCACGCGCCGGGTCATCGAGATCATGATGACCGAGACGCTCGCCGTCGCCGGGGCGCTGGGCTGCCGGCCGGACATCTCCGTCGAACGGCGCCTCGCCGGGGCCGAGCGCGTCGGCGACCACCGCACCTCGACGCTCCAGGACCTGGAGCGCGGCAAACCGCTCGAACTCGACGTGCTGCTCGCGGCCGTCGTGGAACTCGCGGAGATCACCGGCATCCCGGTCCCGACGCTCCGCACCGTCCACGCCATCTCGGATCTGCTCGCCGACCGCATGAGGAGCGCGGCATGA
- a CDS encoding molybdopterin oxidoreductase family protein has product MKKRDRTPKTYTRLTHPLVRDSRDEPFRRATWDEALARAADGFRRTKETHGPDAFAMLSCARATNEMNYVAQKFTRVVMGTNNVDSCNRTCHAPSVAGLSAAFGSGGGTSSYEEVEHTDLVVMWGSNARFAHPIFFQHVLKGIRNGARMYAVDPRRTSTAEWAESWLGLNVGTDIPLAHAVGREIIHAGLHNKAFIERATTGFDEYAELVEPWTLSLAEKVTGVPAAAIRDLAHAYATAERAQLCWTLGITEHHNGTDNVRALINLSLLTGHVGRYGSGVQPLRGQNNVQGGGDMGAIPNRLPGFQDILDAAHRVKFEQAWGAAIQPRYGMTLTDMFEAMEHGELHAVYCIGENPAQSEADSEQAIRRLAALDHLVVQDIFLTKTAEMADVVLPATAAWAETDGTTTNSERRVQRVRAALTPPGEAREDIDIICEVAARLGHDWKFADSEAVWNELRSLSPDHFGMTYDRLVEHQGLQWPCPDLEVLPSSFLHGRLWESDPALRGPAAPFGLVAHDPPVDLTDESFPIRLTTGRRLDSYNTGVQSGGYASPLRRGEYVELCPEDAERYGVVVGEEVRVSSRRGVVVAPVWVDPALRPGLAFMTMHFPDEVDTNQLTIEANCPIAGTAEFKASAIRIEKLPVAAVRS; this is encoded by the coding sequence ATGAAGAAGCGGGACCGCACCCCGAAGACGTACACCCGCCTCACCCATCCCCTCGTCCGGGACTCACGCGACGAGCCGTTCCGCCGCGCCACCTGGGACGAGGCGCTCGCCAGGGCGGCGGACGGGTTCCGGCGCACCAAGGAGACGCACGGCCCGGACGCGTTCGCGATGCTGTCCTGCGCGCGCGCCACGAACGAGATGAACTACGTGGCGCAGAAGTTCACGCGCGTCGTGATGGGCACCAACAACGTCGACTCGTGCAACCGCACCTGTCACGCCCCGAGCGTCGCGGGCCTGTCCGCCGCGTTCGGCTCGGGCGGCGGCACCTCCTCGTACGAGGAGGTCGAGCACACCGACCTCGTCGTGATGTGGGGCTCCAACGCCCGGTTCGCGCACCCGATCTTCTTCCAGCACGTCCTGAAGGGGATCAGGAACGGGGCACGGATGTACGCCGTCGATCCGCGCCGCACGTCGACCGCGGAGTGGGCGGAGAGCTGGCTCGGCCTGAACGTCGGCACGGACATCCCGCTCGCCCACGCCGTCGGACGCGAGATCATCCACGCGGGCCTGCACAACAAGGCGTTCATCGAGCGGGCCACGACCGGCTTCGACGAGTACGCCGAGCTGGTCGAGCCGTGGACCCTCTCCCTCGCCGAGAAGGTCACGGGCGTCCCCGCCGCCGCCATCCGCGACCTCGCGCACGCCTACGCCACCGCCGAGCGCGCCCAGTTGTGCTGGACCCTCGGCATCACGGAGCACCACAACGGCACGGACAACGTACGGGCGTTGATCAATCTGTCGCTGCTCACCGGGCATGTCGGCCGCTACGGCTCCGGCGTCCAGCCCCTGCGCGGGCAGAACAACGTCCAGGGCGGCGGCGACATGGGCGCCATCCCCAACCGCCTGCCCGGCTTCCAGGACATCCTCGACGCCGCGCACCGCGTCAAGTTCGAGCAGGCGTGGGGCGCGGCCATCCAGCCGCGGTACGGGATGACGCTCACCGACATGTTCGAGGCGATGGAGCACGGCGAGCTGCACGCCGTGTACTGCATCGGCGAGAACCCCGCCCAGTCCGAGGCCGACAGCGAGCAGGCGATACGCCGTCTCGCGGCCCTCGACCACCTGGTCGTGCAGGACATCTTCCTGACGAAGACGGCGGAGATGGCCGACGTCGTGCTGCCCGCGACCGCCGCCTGGGCGGAGACGGACGGCACGACGACCAACAGCGAACGGCGGGTCCAGCGCGTACGTGCCGCGCTCACCCCGCCCGGCGAGGCCCGTGAGGACATCGACATCATCTGCGAGGTCGCCGCACGGCTCGGCCACGACTGGAAGTTCGCCGACTCCGAGGCCGTGTGGAACGAGCTGCGCTCGCTGTCGCCTGACCACTTCGGCATGACGTACGACCGCCTGGTGGAGCACCAGGGCCTTCAGTGGCCGTGCCCCGATCTGGAGGTCCTGCCGTCGAGCTTCCTGCACGGCAGGCTGTGGGAGTCGGACCCGGCGCTGCGTGGTCCCGCGGCGCCCTTCGGGCTCGTCGCGCACGACCCGCCGGTGGACCTGACGGACGAGTCGTTCCCGATCCGCCTGACGACGGGCCGGCGCCTCGACTCGTACAACACCGGTGTCCAGAGCGGGGGTTACGCCTCTCCGCTGCGGCGCGGCGAGTACGTCGAGCTGTGCCCGGAGGACGCGGAGCGGTACGGCGTCGTGGTGGGCGAGGAGGTGCGGGTGTCGTCGCGGCGCGGCGTCGTGGTGGCGCCCGTGTGGGTCGACCCGGCGCTGCGGCCCGGTCTCGCCTTCATGACCATGCACTTTCCCGACGAGGTGGACACCAACCAGCTGACGATCGAGGCGAACTGCCCGATCGCGGGGACGGCGGAGTTCAAGGCGTCGGCGATCCGCATCGAGAAGCTGCCCGTCGCGGCCGTGAGGAGCTGA
- a CDS encoding NAD(P)H-dependent oxidoreductase subunit E produces the protein MDLHFGDSKPTDEEREAVDALLGPPGSAWETAFGDSTVRSDADLRWARGGRAARERRDLLLPGLHAVNDRVGWISEGALDYLCRRLTVPPAEAYGVATFYSMFSVKPRPATVLHVCTDVACAAKGSAELCAGVEGRLGLGSGVSVERSPCLGLCERAPAALVVRAGSPAAGLGDPPPDSRSSHAGEAEKAHATAVVAPATPEAAVLAASAPETAEPEPPASLAVPQAGQPGLTLLRRIGVVDPASLDDYRSHGGYSALRRAFELGPAGVIREVTDAGLVGRGGAAFPTGVKWKATASQPDRPHYLVCNADESEPGTFKDRVLMEGDPYSLIEAMTIAGYAVGAHKGYLYLRGEYPRALRLLGNAIEQARARGLLGDDVLGQGYAFDIEIRRGAGAYICGEETALFNSIEGYRGEPRSKPPFPVEKGLFGKPTAENNVETLVNVLPILTMGAEAYAAIGTEKSTGPKLFCVSGSVERPGIYELPFGATLGELLGLAGKPGNLRAVLLGGAAGGFVRADEMDIPLTFEGTRAAGTTLGSGVVLAIDDTVPLPRILLRIAEFFRDESCGQCVPCRVGTVRQEEALHRIAERTGAAAAGDIALLREVGRAMRDASICGLGQTAWNAVESAIDRLGAYE, from the coding sequence ATGGATCTGCACTTCGGTGACAGCAAGCCCACCGACGAGGAACGCGAGGCGGTGGACGCGCTGCTCGGCCCGCCCGGGTCGGCGTGGGAGACGGCCTTCGGTGACTCGACGGTCCGTTCGGACGCGGATCTGCGCTGGGCGCGCGGCGGACGTGCGGCGCGGGAGCGGCGGGACCTGCTGTTGCCGGGGCTGCACGCGGTCAACGACCGGGTCGGCTGGATCAGCGAGGGCGCCCTCGACTATCTGTGCCGGCGGCTGACGGTGCCGCCGGCGGAGGCGTACGGGGTGGCGACGTTCTACTCGATGTTCTCTGTGAAACCGCGCCCGGCGACCGTGCTGCACGTGTGCACGGACGTGGCGTGCGCGGCGAAGGGGTCGGCGGAGCTCTGCGCGGGGGTGGAGGGACGCCTTGGGCTCGGCAGCGGGGTCTCGGTCGAGCGGAGTCCCTGTCTGGGTCTGTGCGAGCGGGCTCCGGCTGCGCTCGTCGTGCGGGCGGGTTCACCTGCGGCGGGCCTCGGCGACCCGCCTCCCGACTCGCGCTCCTCGCACGCCGGAGAGGCTGAAAAGGCTCATGCGACAGCCGTGGTGGCCCCCGCCACCCCCGAGGCCGCCGTCCTCGCCGCCTCCGCCCCCGAGACCGCAGAGCCCGAACCGCCCGCCTCCCTCGCCGTCCCGCAGGCCGGGCAGCCCGGGCTCACCCTGCTGCGCCGCATCGGCGTCGTGGACCCCGCCTCGCTCGACGACTACCGGTCCCACGGCGGATACTCCGCCCTGCGCCGGGCGTTCGAGCTCGGGCCCGCCGGGGTGATCCGTGAGGTGACCGACGCGGGCCTCGTCGGGCGCGGTGGGGCGGCCTTCCCCACCGGTGTGAAGTGGAAGGCCACCGCCTCGCAGCCCGACCGTCCGCACTATCTGGTGTGCAACGCCGACGAGTCCGAGCCCGGCACCTTCAAGGACCGGGTCCTGATGGAAGGGGACCCGTACTCCCTCATCGAGGCCATGACGATCGCCGGGTACGCGGTCGGCGCCCACAAGGGGTACCTGTATCTGCGGGGTGAATACCCGCGCGCGCTAAGGCTGTTGGGCAACGCGATCGAGCAGGCACGCGCCCGCGGCCTCCTCGGTGACGACGTGCTCGGTCAGGGCTACGCCTTCGACATCGAGATCCGGCGGGGAGCGGGCGCGTACATCTGCGGCGAGGAGACCGCGCTGTTCAACTCCATCGAGGGCTACCGGGGCGAGCCCCGCTCCAAGCCCCCCTTCCCCGTGGAGAAGGGCCTGTTCGGGAAGCCGACGGCCGAGAACAACGTCGAGACACTCGTGAACGTGCTGCCGATCCTGACCATGGGCGCCGAGGCGTACGCGGCGATCGGGACGGAGAAGTCGACCGGGCCGAAGCTGTTCTGCGTGTCGGGGAGCGTCGAGCGGCCCGGTATCTACGAGCTGCCGTTCGGCGCGACGCTCGGCGAACTGCTCGGCCTCGCGGGCAAGCCCGGGAACCTGCGGGCCGTGCTCCTCGGCGGTGCCGCGGGCGGCTTCGTGCGCGCCGACGAGATGGACATCCCGCTCACGTTCGAGGGAACGCGCGCGGCGGGCACGACGCTCGGCTCGGGCGTCGTCCTCGCCATCGACGACACCGTGCCGCTGCCGCGCATCCTGCTGCGCATCGCCGAGTTCTTCCGGGACGAGTCGTGCGGGCAGTGCGTGCCGTGCCGGGTGGGCACCGTGCGGCAGGAGGAGGCGCTGCACCGGATCGCCGAGCGGACGGGCGCGGCGGCCGCCGGTGACATCGCGCTGCTCAGGGAGGTGGGGCGGGCCATGCGGGACGCCTCGATCTGCGGTCTGGGGCAGACCGCGTGGAACGCCGTGGAATCCGCCATCGACCGCCTGGGGGCGTACGAATGA
- a CDS encoding 2Fe-2S iron-sulfur cluster-binding protein, which yields MTAIPLGVPRRLVEFTLDGQEARVPEGSTILDACRAAGKDIPTLCQGDTLTPKNACRVCVVEVEGARTLAPACSRKAEAGMEVRTDTERARHSRKVVLELLASSVNLSTTPRAAEWIKEYEAKPDRFGPDAARVDEEPRVDNDLYVRDYDKCILCYKCVDACGDQWQNTFAISVVGRGFDARIAVEHDAPLTDSACVYCGNCVEVCPTGALSFKSEFDMRAAGTWNEAEQTETTTVCAYCGVGCNLTLHVQDNEIVKVTSPHDNPVTHGNLCIKGRFGYQHVQNRD from the coding sequence ATGACCGCCATACCGCTGGGAGTGCCGCGCCGCCTCGTCGAGTTCACGCTGGACGGGCAGGAGGCGCGGGTGCCCGAGGGGTCGACGATCCTGGACGCCTGCCGGGCCGCGGGCAAGGACATCCCGACGCTGTGCCAGGGCGACACCCTCACCCCGAAGAACGCGTGCCGGGTCTGCGTCGTCGAGGTCGAGGGCGCCCGCACCCTCGCCCCGGCGTGCTCGCGCAAGGCCGAGGCGGGGATGGAGGTGCGCACGGACACGGAGCGGGCCCGGCACAGCCGCAAGGTCGTCCTCGAACTGCTCGCCTCGTCCGTGAACCTGTCGACGACGCCGCGCGCCGCCGAGTGGATCAAGGAGTACGAGGCGAAGCCCGACCGGTTCGGACCGGACGCGGCGCGTGTGGACGAGGAGCCGCGCGTCGACAACGACCTGTACGTCCGGGACTACGACAAGTGCATCCTCTGCTACAAGTGCGTCGACGCGTGCGGTGATCAGTGGCAGAACACGTTCGCCATCTCGGTCGTGGGGCGCGGCTTCGACGCCAGGATCGCCGTGGAGCACGACGCGCCCCTGACGGACTCGGCGTGCGTGTACTGCGGCAACTGCGTCGAGGTGTGCCCGACGGGCGCGCTGTCCTTCAAGTCGGAGTTCGACATGCGGGCGGCGGGGACCTGGAACGAGGCGGAGCAGACGGAGACGACGACGGTGTGCGCGTACTGCGGAGTGGGCTGCAACCTCACTCTCCATGTGCAGGACAATGAGATCGTCAAGGTCACCTCGCCGCACGACAACCCGGTGACCCACGGCAACCTCTGCATCAAGGGCCGCTTCGGCTATCAGCACGTACAGAACCGGGACTGA
- the fdhD gene encoding formate dehydrogenase accessory sulfurtransferase FdhD, producing the protein MGRVTERRKVLRIRDEQVSSRPDTLVAEEPLEIRLNGKPLAITMRTPGDDFALAAGFLVSEGVLGATEELQSIVYCAGAVQDGSNTYNVVDVRTAPGVVIPDITLERNVYTTSSCGLCGKASLDAVRTTTRFAIDDTPPVRIEPSLLASLPDRLREAQRVFDRTGGLHAAALFSEAGELLDIREDVGRHNAVDKLVGRALQNGGLPLSRAILLVSGRASFELAQKAVMAGIPVLAAVSAPSSLAVDLAAETGLTLVGFLRGPNMNVYAGEDRIALRAAAAQG; encoded by the coding sequence ATGGGACGAGTCACGGAACGACGCAAGGTGCTCCGCATCCGGGACGAGCAGGTCTCCAGCAGGCCCGACACGCTCGTCGCCGAGGAGCCCCTGGAGATCCGCCTCAACGGCAAGCCCCTCGCCATCACGATGCGCACCCCGGGCGACGACTTCGCGCTCGCGGCGGGATTCCTGGTCAGCGAGGGCGTCCTCGGCGCGACGGAGGAACTCCAGAGCATCGTGTACTGCGCGGGGGCGGTCCAGGACGGGTCCAACACGTACAACGTCGTCGACGTGCGCACCGCTCCCGGTGTGGTGATCCCCGACATCACGCTCGAACGCAACGTGTACACGACGTCGTCGTGCGGCCTGTGCGGGAAGGCGAGCCTGGACGCGGTCCGTACGACGACGCGGTTCGCGATCGACGACACTCCCCCGGTCCGGATCGAGCCCTCGCTCCTGGCGAGCCTCCCCGACCGGCTGCGCGAGGCCCAGCGGGTCTTCGACCGGACCGGGGGTCTGCACGCCGCGGCCCTGTTCTCGGAGGCCGGGGAACTGCTCGACATCCGCGAGGACGTGGGCCGGCACAACGCGGTGGACAAGCTGGTCGGGCGCGCCCTCCAGAACGGCGGGCTTCCCCTTTCGCGCGCGATCCTGCTCGTCTCGGGCCGCGCCTCCTTCGAGCTCGCGCAGAAGGCGGTGATGGCGGGCATCCCGGTTCTCGCGGCCGTGTCCGCGCCGTCGTCGCTCGCGGTCGACCTGGCCGCCGAGACCGGCCTCACGCTGGTCGGTTTCCTGCGCGGGCCCAACATGAACGTGTACGCGGGAGAAGACCGCATCGCCCTGCGGGCCGCGGCCGCCCAGGGCTGA
- a CDS encoding MarR family winged helix-turn-helix transcriptional regulator: MSENQPALGAIRTLPSWRLGRAAERGRGLVADALAREGLKMWHHVVLCAVTDLQPVAQADLVRSVSLDPKDMVGVLNDLQDAGLVVRTPDPKDRRKNAVTVTDEGSATLRRCAAAAEDANAALLAPLSAGERAAFMDMLGRISGEPGT, from the coding sequence GTGTCCGAGAACCAGCCCGCCCTGGGCGCCATCCGCACCCTCCCCAGCTGGCGCCTCGGCCGCGCCGCCGAGCGCGGGCGCGGCCTCGTCGCCGACGCGCTCGCCCGCGAGGGCCTGAAGATGTGGCACCACGTGGTCCTGTGCGCGGTGACGGACCTGCAACCCGTGGCCCAGGCCGACCTGGTACGCAGCGTCTCGCTCGACCCCAAGGACATGGTCGGCGTCCTGAACGACCTCCAGGACGCGGGACTCGTCGTCCGCACCCCCGACCCGAAGGACCGCCGCAAGAACGCCGTCACGGTCACGGACGAGGGCAGCGCGACGCTACGACGGTGCGCAGCGGCCGCCGAGGACGCCAACGCCGCGCTCCTGGCGCCGCTTTCCGCCGGCGAGCGCGCCGCGTTCATGGACATGCTGGGGCGGATATCCGGCGAGCCCGGCACGTAG
- a CDS encoding quinone oxidoreductase family protein translates to MRRVRYEHSGGPDVLFLEDAPVPEPGPGELLVRTEAIGVTLPVVRKVREPREPIALGGEIAGDVAAVGPGVTEYAPGDRVTGLVFGHGYADYALLHVAMASPVPDGARATDAVALVRSGLVAYGALQAARPEPGEAVLVTAAASGVGHLALQLAAASGASRVMGAVSGPGKAEFVRGLGADDVVVYDDESWGDPVDYVLDAVGGDLLTPGLKALAPHGRLVAYSSGGGTVEAYDLLVGAKSVIGFQMALIARGKPETYERWRKELWRLFFEGALRPVVHAEFALEDAARAHEAIEGRANLGKVVLIP, encoded by the coding sequence ATGCGGCGCGTCCGGTACGAACACAGCGGTGGCCCCGATGTCCTGTTCCTGGAAGACGCGCCCGTCCCCGAGCCGGGACCCGGTGAACTCCTCGTCCGCACCGAGGCGATCGGCGTCACGCTGCCCGTCGTCCGCAAGGTCCGGGAGCCGCGCGAACCCATCGCCCTCGGCGGCGAGATCGCCGGCGACGTGGCGGCCGTGGGCCCCGGCGTGACGGAGTACGCCCCCGGCGACCGCGTCACCGGCCTCGTCTTCGGGCACGGATACGCCGACTACGCGCTGCTGCACGTCGCCATGGCGTCCCCGGTGCCGGACGGCGCGCGCGCCACCGACGCGGTCGCGCTGGTCCGCAGCGGGCTCGTGGCGTACGGAGCGCTGCAGGCCGCGCGTCCCGAGCCGGGTGAGGCGGTGCTCGTCACGGCGGCGGCGAGCGGGGTCGGCCATCTGGCCCTGCAACTCGCGGCGGCGAGCGGGGCGTCCCGGGTCATGGGCGCGGTGTCGGGGCCCGGCAAGGCCGAGTTCGTACGCGGACTCGGCGCGGACGACGTGGTGGTCTACGACGACGAGAGCTGGGGCGATCCCGTCGACTACGTCCTGGACGCGGTCGGCGGCGACCTCCTGACGCCTGGCCTCAAGGCGCTCGCGCCGCACGGGCGCCTCGTGGCGTACAGCTCGGGCGGCGGCACCGTCGAGGCGTACGACCTGCTCGTGGGCGCCAAGTCCGTCATCGGTTTCCAGATGGCGCTCATCGCGCGAGGGAAGCCCGAGACGTACGAACGGTGGCGCAAAGAGCTGTGGCGGCTGTTCTTCGAGGGGGCCCTGCGGCCCGTGGTGCACGCGGAGTTCGCCCTGGAGGACGCGGCGCGGGCCCACGAGGCCATCGAGGGGCGCGCCAATCTCGGCAAGGTCGTCCTGATCCCCTGA